Proteins from one Salinispora arenicola genomic window:
- a CDS encoding shikimate kinase produces the protein MAPVCVLVGPPGSGKTTVGQALAELLGVEFRDTDLDIEATAGKPISEIFIDEGEAHFRALEREAVAAQLASATGVLALGGGAVLAEQTRAALVGHTVVYLSVELPDAVRRVGLGAGRPLLAVNPRATLKHLLDQRRPYYAAVATATVVTDGRTPEQLAVEVAALLAA, from the coding sequence ATGGCACCGGTCTGCGTGTTGGTGGGCCCGCCCGGCTCGGGCAAGACCACCGTCGGGCAAGCCCTCGCCGAGCTGCTCGGGGTGGAGTTCCGGGACACCGATCTGGACATCGAGGCGACGGCGGGCAAGCCGATCTCGGAGATCTTTATCGACGAGGGAGAGGCGCACTTCCGTGCCCTCGAACGGGAAGCGGTGGCGGCGCAGTTGGCCTCCGCCACCGGGGTGCTCGCTCTCGGCGGTGGCGCGGTGCTCGCCGAGCAGACGCGGGCCGCGCTGGTGGGGCACACCGTCGTGTACCTGTCGGTGGAGTTGCCCGACGCGGTACGGCGCGTCGGACTCGGCGCGGGGCGACCCCTGCTCGCGGTCAACCCCCGCGCCACCCTCAAGCACCTGCTGGATCAGCGCCGGCCCTACTATGCGGCGGTGGCGACGGCGACGGTGGTCACCGACGGTCGGACGCCGGAGCAACTCGCCGTCGAGGTCGCCGCGTTACTCGCGGCATGA
- a CDS encoding sulfotransferase domain-containing protein: protein MSAMRDRVKQLVPTQVTERVRESLVGYGVQTSGRRPLPDFLIIGTKRGGTTSLWNYLIQHPLVPRLFPAWNTKSTHYFEEHWRRGEAWYRSHFPTTRQREVLQRRHGGPVRAGEAAPLYMFHPLAAARVAALMPSVKLVVLLRDPVERAYSHWKERRTHGIEPLEFAAALAAEQERTEGERERLIAEPEYFSEAYDWYTYRARGRYLEHLEPWLDRFDRAQFLFLPSEDLYRDARGTYRRTLEFLGLPAYDLASFKIYNDRRSAPLDPALRAELTAYYRPYNDALRRRLGMDLDWPDGAA from the coding sequence GTGTCGGCGATGCGTGACCGGGTGAAGCAGCTTGTGCCGACCCAGGTGACCGAGCGGGTGAGGGAGTCCCTCGTCGGATACGGCGTGCAGACCAGTGGCCGGCGACCGTTGCCGGACTTTCTCATCATCGGTACCAAACGGGGTGGCACGACATCACTGTGGAACTACCTGATCCAGCATCCGCTGGTGCCACGGCTCTTTCCCGCCTGGAACACGAAGTCCACGCACTACTTCGAGGAGCACTGGCGCCGTGGCGAGGCGTGGTACCGGTCGCACTTTCCGACCACACGCCAGCGAGAGGTGTTACAGCGGCGCCACGGCGGTCCGGTCCGGGCCGGTGAGGCCGCTCCGCTGTACATGTTCCACCCGCTCGCCGCGGCACGGGTCGCCGCGCTGATGCCGTCGGTCAAGCTGGTCGTGCTGCTGCGTGACCCGGTGGAGCGGGCCTACTCGCACTGGAAGGAGCGGCGCACCCACGGCATCGAGCCGCTGGAGTTCGCCGCCGCCCTCGCGGCCGAACAGGAGCGCACCGAGGGGGAGCGGGAGCGGCTGATCGCCGAGCCGGAGTACTTCAGCGAGGCGTACGACTGGTACACCTACCGGGCCCGGGGTCGCTACCTCGAGCACCTCGAGCCGTGGCTAGACCGGTTCGACCGGGCGCAGTTCCTCTTCCTGCCCAGCGAGGACCTCTACCGGGACGCCCGAGGCACGTACCGTCGCACCCTGGAGTTCCTCGGGCTGCCGGCGTACGACCTGGCGAGCTTCAAGATCTACAACGACCGTCGCTCCGCGCCGTTGGATCCGGCACTTCGGGCGGAGCTGACGGCCTACTACCGCCCCTACAACGACGCGCTACGGCGGCGGCTCGGCATGGACCTCGACTGGCCGGACGGAGCCGCATGA
- a CDS encoding glycosyltransferase family 2 protein: MVAAVVTVASERSARMTAVPRVSAVVPTRDRPELLRAAVRAILDQDYPGELEVVVVYDRSEPDPTLTELSRPGRSVRITENGRTPGLAGARNTGTLAATSELIAFCDDDDEWLPGKLAAQVEALTTTPGAEFVSCGIRVSYDGHTVDRSLSRDRITLADLLRDRMTELHPSTFLIRATALRDGFGLVDEEIPGSYAEDYEFLLRAARSAPLVSLRTPLVLVRWHKRSYFAQRWDTISEALQWLLERYPEFGTQPAGEARVAGQIAFARAASGDRQGALSWARRTLRCNPREPRAYLALAVAGRVVRADAVLRTLHKRGRGI, encoded by the coding sequence ATGGTGGCGGCCGTGGTCACGGTCGCCTCGGAGAGGAGCGCGAGGATGACCGCTGTGCCGAGGGTGAGTGCCGTGGTGCCCACCCGGGACCGCCCGGAGTTGCTGCGGGCCGCGGTCCGCGCCATCCTTGACCAGGACTATCCGGGTGAGCTCGAGGTGGTCGTCGTGTACGACCGTTCGGAGCCGGATCCGACCCTGACCGAGCTGTCCCGACCGGGTCGATCGGTCCGGATCACCGAGAACGGCCGGACACCTGGCCTCGCGGGTGCCCGCAACACCGGCACCCTGGCTGCCACCAGCGAGTTGATCGCCTTCTGCGACGATGACGACGAGTGGCTGCCCGGCAAGCTGGCGGCGCAGGTCGAGGCGCTCACCACCACTCCGGGCGCCGAATTCGTCTCGTGTGGCATCCGGGTGAGCTACGACGGACACACCGTCGACCGGTCGCTGTCCCGTGACCGGATCACTCTCGCGGACCTGCTGCGGGACCGGATGACCGAGCTGCACCCGTCGACGTTCCTCATCCGCGCCACCGCGCTCCGCGATGGCTTCGGATTGGTCGACGAGGAGATTCCGGGCAGCTACGCGGAGGACTACGAGTTCCTGCTGCGGGCGGCCCGCAGCGCACCGTTGGTCAGTCTGCGCACCCCGCTGGTGCTGGTGCGTTGGCACAAACGGTCGTATTTCGCGCAGCGCTGGGACACCATCTCGGAGGCGTTGCAGTGGCTGCTCGAACGCTACCCGGAGTTCGGCACCCAGCCGGCCGGTGAGGCACGGGTGGCGGGGCAGATTGCCTTCGCACGCGCCGCGTCCGGTGACCGCCAGGGCGCGCTGAGCTGGGCACGCCGCACCCTCCGGTGCAACCCGCGCGAGCCACGGGCCTACCTGGCGCTCGCGGTGGCCGGGCGGGTGGTCCGGGCGGACGCGGTGCTGCGCACGCTGCACAAGCGTGGCCGGGGAATCTGA
- a CDS encoding O-antigen ligase family protein yields the protein MLGPTATSERAGKDSSEILPPPTLAPPPPRLPIWPLGLMFGLVPLWWLAGAFYLGWPLLGAVLLALLLVRGRVPLPPAAGIWLMFLAIVTVSAIRLESSNSALTFGLRLGFYATAMVVGVYVYAVARERAGHTVVLLPLCAFWFGLVTLGWLSVLAPRLGMTTPVELLLPGGIADEPFVNDMVHLSTAEYSVRSLDPIYRPAAPYAYTNNYGSAYAITLPCVVAVIMLGQHKVLRWLLLGSLPLSLAPAFLTLNRVMFLSLGVGLLVLGVRASRRGNTRVAASIVGVVLVGVVATVFIPVAQLIGDRVGNSDTNSDRLSLYAEVLRRVGESPLLGYGVPVNVDTVSAQAPIGTQGQLWMVLFSHGVPALLCFLAWFVVAALFCARATSPAGQWLAIVPVVCLVQIPFYGMANQNLAVAFYAVAVAMALTERELASRSGPQLPPTVQAAAG from the coding sequence GTGCTCGGGCCAACGGCGACGAGTGAGCGGGCCGGGAAGGACTCCTCCGAGATCCTCCCGCCGCCCACCCTGGCGCCACCGCCACCACGGCTACCGATCTGGCCGCTGGGGCTGATGTTCGGCCTGGTGCCGCTCTGGTGGCTGGCCGGAGCGTTCTACCTGGGCTGGCCCCTGTTGGGCGCCGTGCTGCTCGCCCTGCTGCTGGTCCGGGGTCGGGTTCCGCTGCCGCCGGCCGCGGGAATCTGGCTGATGTTCCTCGCCATCGTCACGGTCAGCGCCATCCGGCTGGAGTCGTCCAACTCGGCGCTGACCTTCGGGCTGCGGCTGGGGTTCTACGCCACCGCGATGGTGGTCGGCGTCTACGTGTACGCGGTGGCCCGGGAGCGGGCTGGGCACACCGTGGTGTTGCTGCCACTGTGCGCGTTCTGGTTCGGGCTGGTGACGCTGGGTTGGCTGAGCGTACTCGCGCCCCGGCTCGGCATGACCACGCCAGTGGAGCTTCTGTTGCCCGGCGGGATCGCCGACGAACCGTTCGTCAACGACATGGTCCACCTGTCCACCGCCGAGTACAGTGTCCGGTCGCTCGACCCGATCTACCGGCCTGCGGCACCGTACGCGTACACCAACAACTACGGCAGTGCGTACGCGATAACCCTGCCGTGCGTGGTCGCGGTGATCATGCTGGGTCAGCACAAGGTGCTCCGATGGCTGCTTCTCGGCTCGCTGCCGTTGTCCCTGGCGCCGGCCTTTCTCACATTGAACCGGGTGATGTTCCTCAGCCTCGGTGTCGGACTGCTGGTGCTCGGTGTCCGGGCCAGCCGGCGGGGCAACACGCGGGTCGCCGCCTCGATCGTCGGTGTGGTGCTGGTGGGTGTCGTCGCCACGGTGTTCATCCCGGTCGCCCAGCTGATCGGCGATCGGGTCGGGAACAGTGACACCAACAGCGACCGGCTTTCGCTCTATGCCGAGGTGCTCCGGCGGGTCGGCGAGTCGCCGTTGCTCGGCTACGGCGTACCGGTGAACGTGGACACGGTCTCCGCCCAGGCCCCGATCGGCACCCAGGGGCAGCTGTGGATGGTGCTGTTCAGCCATGGGGTTCCCGCCCTGCTGTGCTTCCTGGCCTGGTTCGTCGTGGCTGCCCTGTTCTGTGCTCGGGCCACTTCGCCGGCCGGCCAGTGGCTGGCCATCGTCCCGGTGGTGTGTCTGGTGCAGATTCCCTTCTACGGCATGGCCAACCAGAACCTCGCCGTCGCCTTCTACGCGGTCGCCGTCGCCATGGCGCTCACCGAACGCGAGCTCGCGTCGCGGAGTGGCCCACAACTACCCCCGACCGTTCAGGCGGCGGCCGGATGA
- a CDS encoding polysaccharide biosynthesis protein: MGTYHEDQDDPPFLLLVGSSGGHLAQLLALRSWYEHWHRCWVTFDTPDALSLLADEEVVTAHHPTTRNVRNLLRNAVLAVRVLRRRRIAAVVTTGAGVAVPFVVFAWLRRIPTVYIEVYDRIDTPTLTARLCRPFLSSMLVQWEEQRRHYPEATVVGPLL; this comes from the coding sequence ATGGGGACGTACCACGAGGATCAAGACGATCCTCCGTTCCTGCTCCTCGTCGGCTCGAGTGGTGGGCATCTGGCCCAGTTACTCGCGTTGCGCTCCTGGTACGAGCACTGGCACCGGTGCTGGGTAACCTTCGACACCCCGGACGCCCTGTCTCTGCTCGCTGACGAGGAGGTCGTCACAGCCCACCATCCGACCACCCGCAATGTGCGCAACCTGTTGCGTAACGCAGTGCTCGCGGTGCGGGTGTTGCGGCGGCGCCGGATCGCCGCGGTGGTCACGACCGGAGCCGGGGTCGCCGTACCGTTCGTGGTGTTCGCCTGGCTTCGACGGATTCCCACCGTCTACATCGAGGTGTACGACCGGATCGATACCCCGACCCTGACCGCACGACTGTGCCGCCCGTTCCTGTCCTCGATGCTCGTGCAGTGGGAGGAGCAACGCCGGCACTACCCGGAGGCGACTGTGGTGGGGCCGCTCCTGTGA
- a CDS encoding cation:proton antiporter: MVLLLAFAAVLLLAVLLSSLAHRSILSTAVVFLLAGILLGPDTTGVLNITADSDLVATLAELALFTVLFTDGMRVGFADLRLAWRLPGRALGWGLPLTLLITAVLAHYVAGLDWPEALLVGAVLAPTDPVFAAALVGNVGVPGRLRHLLNVESGINDGLALPFVILFLAIAAGSDDLHLDELGIELLLGLLIGVAVPWLALWLEKGRFFSASTKYEPLNGVAIGLLVLALGLITHANLFLAAFAAGVTVATFGQRQRESFEHFGELIAEVFKLAALLVFGALISVEFLSEINWTGWVFAVLAIVVARPLALAVSFLGSQLSRTEQFAAMWFGPKGFASVVYGLLVLQAGIAAGDEVFHLVALTVVLSILAHSSTDVLIARIFDPATTPQWYERLRAASADRRERRGDGDQPP, from the coding sequence ATGGTGCTGCTCCTCGCGTTCGCAGCCGTGCTGCTGCTGGCTGTCCTGCTATCCAGCCTCGCGCACCGCAGCATCCTCTCCACCGCCGTGGTCTTCCTCCTGGCCGGCATCCTGCTCGGCCCGGACACCACCGGCGTCCTGAACATCACCGCCGACAGCGACCTCGTCGCCACGCTCGCGGAGCTGGCGCTGTTCACCGTGCTCTTCACCGACGGCATGCGGGTCGGTTTCGCCGACCTGCGCCTGGCGTGGCGGCTACCCGGGCGGGCGCTCGGTTGGGGACTGCCGCTGACCCTGCTGATCACCGCCGTCTTGGCGCACTACGTAGCCGGGCTCGACTGGCCGGAGGCGCTGCTGGTCGGGGCGGTCCTCGCCCCCACCGACCCGGTGTTCGCCGCTGCCCTGGTCGGCAACGTGGGAGTGCCGGGTCGGCTGCGGCACCTGCTCAACGTCGAATCCGGCATCAACGACGGTCTCGCCCTGCCGTTTGTCATCCTCTTCCTGGCGATCGCCGCCGGCTCCGACGACCTTCACCTCGACGAGCTGGGTATCGAACTCCTGTTGGGCCTGCTGATCGGGGTGGCGGTGCCGTGGCTGGCCCTATGGCTGGAGAAGGGACGGTTCTTCTCCGCCTCCACCAAGTACGAGCCCCTCAACGGCGTGGCGATCGGCCTGCTGGTGCTGGCCCTGGGGCTGATCACCCACGCCAACCTGTTCCTCGCCGCGTTCGCCGCCGGCGTCACCGTGGCCACCTTCGGCCAGCGACAACGGGAAAGCTTCGAACACTTCGGCGAGCTGATCGCCGAAGTGTTCAAACTCGCCGCCCTGCTGGTGTTCGGCGCGCTGATCTCGGTCGAGTTCCTCAGCGAGATCAACTGGACCGGCTGGGTCTTCGCGGTGCTGGCCATCGTGGTCGCCCGCCCGCTCGCCCTCGCGGTGTCGTTCCTCGGTTCGCAGCTGAGCCGCACCGAACAGTTCGCCGCCATGTGGTTCGGCCCGAAAGGCTTCGCCTCGGTGGTCTACGGTCTGCTCGTGCTCCAGGCCGGTATCGCCGCTGGGGACGAGGTGTTCCACCTGGTAGCGCTGACCGTCGTGTTGTCGATCCTGGCGCATTCGTCGACCGACGTCCTCATCGCCCGGATCTTCGACCCGGCAACGACCCCACAGTGGTACGAGCGGCTGCGGGCGGCGTCCGCCGATCGGCGGGAACGCCGCGGCGACGGGGATCAGCCGCCCTGA
- a CDS encoding DUF1990 family protein has translation MAVLERDELTYPEVGASMGDFPTGYRHAHRMVFLGMGGRAFDRAVHALFAWRMHRRAGITVDRPDVRPESGVDFRLELGWRGFRLQAPCRIVYTINEDDRAGFAYGTLPGHPECGEEAFLVRRDGMGQVYFEVRAFSRPGSLIARIAGPVGRLAQDVMTRRYLGAMRSLSRAG, from the coding sequence GTGGCCGTATTGGAACGGGATGAGCTGACCTATCCTGAGGTTGGTGCGTCAATGGGTGATTTTCCGACTGGGTATCGCCATGCTCACCGCATGGTCTTCCTTGGTATGGGTGGTCGGGCCTTCGACCGGGCTGTCCATGCATTGTTTGCGTGGCGCATGCACCGTCGGGCTGGGATTACTGTTGATCGCCCAGACGTCAGGCCGGAGTCGGGCGTAGACTTTCGGCTCGAGCTTGGGTGGCGGGGATTCCGGCTCCAGGCTCCTTGCCGTATTGTTTATACGATTAACGAGGATGATCGTGCGGGATTCGCCTATGGCACGTTACCAGGGCACCCCGAGTGTGGCGAGGAGGCATTTCTGGTTCGTCGGGACGGAATGGGTCAGGTGTATTTCGAGGTGCGCGCATTCTCGAGGCCGGGCTCACTCATCGCACGAATAGCCGGGCCGGTGGGTCGGCTTGCGCAAGACGTCATGACGCGGAGATATCTTGGCGCGATGAGGTCCCTGTCACGCGCTGGTTGA
- the aroC gene encoding chorismate synthase: MLRWLTAGESHGPALVALLEGVPAGVEVTTGDIAGELARRRLGYGRGARMAFEQDEIEIIGGLRHGVTLGSPVAIRVGNSEWPKWRTVMAADPVDSEELARQARNAPLTRPRPGHADLAGMQKYGHTDARPILERASARETAARVAVGTVAKALVRQALGIDVVSHVVELGSVTAKPGLRPGPDDAERIDADPLRCLDPEASARMVAEVDAAKKDADTLGGVVEVLAYGVPPGLGSHVQWDRKLDARLATALMSIQAIKGVEIGDGWQQARSRGSVAHDEIIPTATGVRRATDRAGGLEGGITTGEPLRVRAAMKPISSLNRALSTVDVTSGEPATAINQRSDVCAVPAAAVVAEAMVALVLAEAAVEKLGGDSVAEMRRNLAGYRDALVIR; this comes from the coding sequence GTGTTGCGCTGGTTGACTGCAGGGGAATCACACGGTCCGGCTCTCGTCGCGTTGCTCGAGGGGGTGCCGGCCGGGGTTGAGGTGACCACCGGGGACATCGCCGGTGAGCTGGCCCGGCGCCGGCTCGGCTACGGGCGCGGCGCCCGGATGGCGTTCGAACAGGACGAGATCGAGATCATCGGTGGCCTGCGGCACGGTGTGACCCTGGGCAGTCCGGTGGCGATCCGGGTCGGCAACTCCGAGTGGCCGAAGTGGCGCACGGTGATGGCCGCCGACCCGGTCGACTCGGAGGAACTGGCCAGGCAGGCCCGAAACGCGCCGCTGACCCGTCCCCGACCTGGGCACGCAGACTTGGCCGGCATGCAGAAGTACGGGCACACCGACGCCCGCCCGATCCTTGAGCGGGCCAGCGCCAGGGAGACGGCCGCCCGGGTCGCCGTCGGTACCGTCGCGAAGGCGTTGGTTCGGCAGGCGCTGGGCATCGACGTTGTCTCGCACGTCGTGGAGCTGGGGTCTGTCACCGCGAAGCCAGGGCTGCGCCCCGGCCCGGACGATGCCGAGCGGATCGACGCGGACCCGCTGCGCTGTCTGGACCCGGAGGCAAGCGCCCGGATGGTCGCCGAGGTCGACGCCGCGAAGAAGGACGCCGACACGCTCGGCGGCGTGGTCGAGGTGCTGGCGTACGGGGTGCCACCGGGTCTCGGCAGCCACGTGCAGTGGGACCGTAAGCTGGACGCCCGGCTGGCGACCGCCCTGATGTCCATTCAGGCAATCAAGGGTGTTGAGATCGGCGACGGTTGGCAGCAGGCGCGTTCGCGGGGATCCGTGGCGCACGACGAGATCATCCCCACCGCCACCGGTGTCCGACGGGCCACCGACCGGGCCGGCGGCCTGGAAGGGGGCATCACGACCGGCGAGCCGCTGCGGGTGCGGGCGGCGATGAAGCCGATCTCCTCGCTGAACCGCGCGCTGTCGACGGTGGATGTCACCTCGGGCGAACCGGCCACCGCGATCAACCAGCGGTCGGACGTGTGCGCGGTGCCGGCCGCGGCCGTCGTCGCCGAGGCGATGGTGGCGCTCGTGTTGGCCGAGGCGGCGGTGGAGAAGCTCGGCGGTGACTCGGTGGCCGAGATGCGGCGCAACCTCGCCGGGTACCGCGACGCGTTGGTCATTCGCTGA
- a CDS encoding glycosyltransferase yields the protein MTPVGAESSRRIPRQRSRSGAGQVQVLVAVGTDKHPFDRLVDWLRGWQPIAPDRVALTLQHGHTTVADVPGAVAFLGHDELQAAMSAADLVVCHGGPATILEARRHGRVPIVVPRDPSHGEHVDDHQLRFARRLGAAGLVVVCETRAAFLAALTAGLAEPSRFVVRADPDAARAREAAVARVGEIVEDLVVAANGRRAWWRPWSRSPRRGARG from the coding sequence GTGACGCCGGTGGGGGCCGAGTCGAGCCGCCGGATTCCCCGGCAACGGAGCCGGTCTGGTGCCGGTCAGGTGCAGGTACTGGTCGCGGTCGGTACCGACAAGCACCCGTTCGACCGGCTGGTCGACTGGCTGCGGGGCTGGCAACCCATAGCCCCAGATCGAGTGGCGCTGACCCTACAACATGGTCACACCACAGTGGCCGACGTTCCTGGTGCGGTGGCCTTCCTGGGGCACGACGAGCTCCAGGCCGCGATGTCCGCAGCCGACCTCGTCGTCTGTCACGGTGGTCCGGCCACCATCCTGGAGGCCCGTCGGCACGGCCGGGTGCCGATCGTGGTCCCCCGGGATCCGTCACACGGCGAACATGTCGACGACCATCAACTGCGGTTCGCGCGTCGACTCGGGGCGGCTGGCCTGGTGGTGGTGTGCGAGACCCGAGCGGCGTTCCTGGCGGCGCTCACCGCTGGCCTGGCCGAGCCGTCCCGGTTCGTCGTCCGGGCCGACCCCGACGCGGCCCGAGCGCGGGAGGCCGCCGTGGCCCGGGTCGGGGAGATCGTGGAAGACCTGGTGGTCGCGGCGAACGGCCGACGGGCATGGTGGCGGCCGTGGTCACGGTCGCCTCGGAGAGGAGCGCGAGGATGA
- a CDS encoding lipopolysaccharide biosynthesis protein has protein sequence MTAVTHRPVPGAAGEPDEAEHRGSARSGAIGLIGAATSGLFGFVLAVVITRGYGTTGSGMFFAAIGVVTVATAVCTLGAETGLMWALPRRRVGDRTDAARVLPVALLPPFAVAVAVAVAGVLAADSLAPRVLGTAAGPSLLAVSFAAVPVVVILTLLLAALRCVRPIRAYVSVQFFLLPVARPVLVGAAVLVGGGLVAGVTAWLVPAALALLACLALVAGPLRIGHGAGLRPERRDWSTFWRFALPRAASAAIDAGNLWVGVLLTSTLAGANEAGVFGAVGRYVLAGQLAMQGLRVAVSPQLSRLLGEGRPHLAAAVHRQLTTWGLVLSWPVYLLLAVFGLAFLELFGPGFTAGTTAMTILALAMLVNTGVGNVQSLLLMGGRSGLHLAATLAGLLVTVSLGLVLIPGHGATGAALAWAAGIVTENLTAVTCAWFVVRHPLVDGAMVRAAVVTVTGVGAAAGVGVLVGGRGITGLLGAVAGLVVGCVVLLTVPRVRQAIRATVRQIRGREAAVPATAGPPEQKDR, from the coding sequence ATGACCGCCGTGACGCACCGACCGGTGCCGGGCGCCGCTGGGGAGCCGGACGAGGCGGAGCACCGGGGTAGTGCGCGCAGCGGTGCGATCGGGCTGATCGGCGCCGCGACCAGCGGACTGTTCGGTTTCGTCCTGGCGGTGGTCATCACCCGGGGTTACGGCACCACCGGCTCCGGCATGTTCTTCGCCGCGATCGGGGTGGTCACCGTGGCCACCGCCGTGTGCACACTGGGCGCCGAAACCGGTCTGATGTGGGCACTGCCACGTCGCCGCGTCGGGGACCGTACGGACGCCGCCCGGGTGTTGCCGGTGGCCCTGCTCCCACCGTTCGCGGTCGCCGTGGCCGTCGCCGTGGCCGGCGTGCTCGCCGCCGACTCGCTGGCACCCCGGGTACTCGGCACCGCCGCGGGGCCGTCGCTGCTGGCGGTGAGCTTCGCCGCCGTGCCGGTGGTCGTCATCCTGACGCTGCTGCTCGCCGCCCTGCGATGTGTCCGGCCGATTCGGGCGTACGTGTCGGTGCAGTTTTTTCTCCTCCCGGTGGCCCGACCGGTGCTGGTCGGCGCCGCCGTCCTGGTCGGCGGTGGCCTGGTCGCCGGCGTGACCGCCTGGCTGGTTCCGGCCGCACTGGCCCTGCTGGCCTGCCTGGCCCTGGTGGCGGGGCCGTTGCGCATCGGGCACGGTGCCGGGTTACGCCCCGAGCGGCGGGACTGGTCGACCTTCTGGCGATTCGCCCTGCCCCGGGCCGCCTCGGCCGCCATCGACGCCGGCAACCTGTGGGTCGGGGTGCTGCTGACGTCGACGCTCGCCGGGGCGAACGAGGCCGGCGTGTTCGGTGCCGTCGGCCGGTACGTTCTCGCCGGCCAGCTCGCCATGCAGGGGCTTCGGGTGGCGGTGTCCCCGCAGCTGTCCCGGCTGCTCGGCGAGGGCCGGCCGCACCTCGCGGCAGCCGTGCACCGGCAATTGACCACGTGGGGGCTGGTGCTGTCCTGGCCGGTCTATCTGCTGCTTGCCGTATTCGGGCTGGCCTTCCTCGAACTGTTCGGGCCCGGCTTCACCGCCGGAACCACCGCGATGACCATCCTCGCGCTGGCGATGCTGGTGAACACGGGAGTGGGCAACGTGCAGAGCCTGCTGCTGATGGGCGGCCGCAGCGGGCTGCACCTGGCCGCCACCCTGGCCGGGCTGCTGGTGACCGTCTCGCTCGGCCTGGTGCTGATCCCCGGCCACGGCGCCACCGGGGCGGCGCTGGCCTGGGCCGCGGGCATCGTCACCGAAAACCTCACCGCCGTGACGTGCGCGTGGTTCGTGGTGCGGCACCCACTGGTGGACGGGGCGATGGTGCGGGCGGCCGTGGTGACCGTGACCGGGGTGGGTGCCGCCGCCGGGGTGGGTGTGCTGGTGGGTGGACGGGGGATCACCGGCCTGTTGGGGGCGGTGGCTGGGCTGGTCGTCGGCTGCGTCGTCTTGTTGACGGTGCCTCGAGTGCGGCAGGCCATCAGGGCGACCGTGCGGCAGATCCGTGGGCGGGAGGCGGCCGTACCGGCCACCGCCGGCCCACCAGAGCAGAAGGACAGGTGA
- a CDS encoding Clp protease N-terminal domain-containing protein yields the protein MPVWSGAVGAASIARERGHHDAGTFHLFAAARQEGGAAARLLTNLNLDREEPSTGCFGVLRKADSP from the coding sequence GTGCCGGTGTGGTCGGGTGCGGTTGGCGCGGCAAGCATCGCCCGGGAACGCGGACACCACGACGCTGGGACATTTCATCTCTTCGCGGCAGCGCGGCAAGAAGGCGGTGCCGCGGCGCGGCTTCTGACGAATCTGAACCTCGACAGAGAAGAACCTTCCACCGGGTGCTTCGGAGTGTTGCGAAAAGCTGACTCACCATAG
- a CDS encoding acyltransferase, with product MGGIRRGFVLRTVFAIKRGWYRLRYPRLSLGRGVEIRGRIRLRRGVRVRIGDRTRINKLVRFAGPGEVRVGSDCLLNATWVGTWTSVSIGDRCLLSDCELLDNDFHNLPPEQRHDPPTPLTRAPILVEDNVWIGAHALVLKGVRIGRDSVVGAATVVRSDIPPRVVVVGNPQQTVKKFHD from the coding sequence TTGGGCGGCATTCGCCGTGGTTTCGTGCTGCGGACAGTGTTCGCGATCAAGCGTGGCTGGTACCGGTTGCGCTATCCGAGACTGAGCCTCGGCCGGGGGGTGGAGATCCGCGGGCGGATCCGGCTGCGCCGTGGCGTGCGAGTGCGTATCGGCGACCGGACCAGGATCAACAAACTGGTCCGGTTCGCCGGCCCGGGCGAGGTCAGAGTCGGGAGCGACTGCCTGCTGAACGCTACCTGGGTCGGCACCTGGACCTCGGTCAGCATCGGCGACCGCTGCCTGCTGTCGGACTGCGAGTTGCTGGACAACGACTTCCACAACCTGCCGCCCGAACAGCGACACGATCCGCCGACCCCGCTCACGCGGGCGCCGATCCTTGTCGAGGACAACGTCTGGATCGGCGCCCACGCGCTGGTGCTGAAGGGCGTTCGGATCGGTCGGGACAGCGTCGTGGGTGCTGCGACAGTGGTCCGTTCGGACATCCCGCCCCGCGTGGTGGTCGTCGGAAATCCCCAACAGACGGTGAAGAAGTTCCATGACTGA